catatcaaaataaaccaatggGGCCAATTGGTCCCTGGGCAAGTGGAGACTTAAATTGGGCTCCTTTGGCAGGTTTAACGGGTACTAGACCTGTAGttgataaatatacaataaCACGTTTCAGTGAGGCTGAATGGCGTACACGAAATGGGAAACTGGTAACAGATACTAGAGATGCAATTAACCAATCATCTATGTAATTATACAcggtattataaaaattgaggaGGGTGGCGACCATTATCTTGACTTTCAAAGtcaattaaagttttaactctaaccaaataatgaaaaaatttttaatgcgaattttgtcatgaaaatcggtatatgattataaaaaaatattctaagtaaCTTTTTCTAATACTCTTTTTCCagtatctctaaccatctctaaCGCTAGGCAAAGTATTGAGAATCGgctctatttgtcaatttgtagtaggctgagtttaaaattctgatttcggttaagtatcttaaaaactgtgacccatcaccctgtatgactgtagaaaatttcaaatcgattttcCTTTAACTAACGAAAATGAGGATGTCTTCAtgttaaatgcgacacactgtataaatttATACCGCATCGAATACAGAAAATCTCATCCCGTTATCATGTCTAGAAaaggattataatttttatacatgagTGAATTACACAAAGGGCTGTATTTATATTAGACATTATGTCCATAGAGCTGAAtttcaaatacaacaaaatttgcAAGCTGTAAGTAAAGAGGCTGACAGGATACAGCAAGAAAATACAAAACGTTTAGAAGATCGAGCTAATGAAATACTACGTTGGAAATGTCAATTAGAACGAGCTATTATAGCGGCAAATGGAGAAATTAACGATTTAGAACGTGATCGTACTAAATTAAAACAAGCCGGAGCCGTGTTAACATTGCCTGAAATGATTGGTAGGAATATGTTgcctcaaaattattatattaaaaactataaacctGAAATAGCCTGCCGATATTtgaaaattgcttaattttcgattttttaattacttttcttCAATGGATTTAAGACGAGGACAAAATTAATGATGAATAACCCTTAAGATTGATTATGCAAAAGTTTTTGATCAGACTACAGAGTGTTCAgatttaattaacaaacaaaaagcaaggattttcatacaaaattatacCAATTTAACAATTCTTGTTGAATCGTTGATCAAATTATGGGCTGTACCGAAATTAACAAAGAAGGAAAATTATTTGAgagagaaaaacattttttgattttaaggaACAGAAAAATCTTAAGGAACAAATCTCTTCGCAACCAATAAACcatgaatataaattatcactttattttctggaattttcaGAGTGCTGAAACGGTCATCATGTTTTATCTATAATGATTGGCAAAAAGATATTCGTATTTGTTTGATTATCTCCCCAATCGGCCGAATTTAAAGATTGCCTCAGCAATCCAAAATTTATCAAGCCCCCTTGAAAAATAACACTCCACTTACAGGGAATTTTTGTAAGggaaaaagttaataaaagttaaatattcgTTAATCCTCACTGTGTAactagttaaatttaaatttatttatgcagTTGGCGAAGCATTAAGCTTACGTACAAGTCGTATAGAAACAGAACTTGTACGAGATGACGTGGAAGAAGAATTAATGAAAGAATATGCATTAATACATGAAATTCGTGATGTATTTGAACGTTCATTAGATGATATAAATCGACAAATGGCTGAAAACAAAACAGCAAAAACACAATTAGAATTCGATTGGAGCGATAAAACCCTGGCATGCGAGATTGACATGTTAAATGCGTCTTTAAATAATAGAtcgaatgttattttatttaaacctgGATCCACGCGAATGCAAATGGAGTATgttttttgtattgtaaaactataattacaactatataaaatttattaaatttttttgattcataGCCAAGCAACACCTGAGCATTGGttacattttacaaaagaaTCAATTGATCAAGGTGAACGTACTAGAAGAAAATCATTTGCTTTAAGAAGTTCATTAGATTCCATTTTATTGAACGCCGCGCGTGATTTGCGCGGTCAAGCTGATCGAGTAGATAATGCGTTACAACAGAAAGTTAACTGTGTTAAAGAATTATTGGATACATTAGAAGATCAATTACAAaaggtaattaattaaacaaaatttgcatcCTACAAAATTTTGGGACTTTACTGTCCAAAAAACTTGGGGTGGGTTCTGtacaacatttaatttttaggtaCTAAAAACTATTGCTCAAATGGAAATGGAATCAAGTGCAACTGACCACTTAATTCGTCGATTGGACATGGCAATGAAAGTTGCACAAACACGATTAGATAATCGAACAAACAGGATGCGTGTAGAAAATGTCCGCGATCCAGCACAATatgggtaaaaaaattttatctgccTCAAAAATGACCTagaactcaaatatttttataagcaaaTTAGAAAAACTTAGTAAAACAATTGGATAATAGTTGCTGCAATAATATCCTTGTTGGATATCAGTACTATTTAATTGTCGCACTCAGGTTACGGGGCTATGTGACACACTACCATccgatatattaatttatttacacacTAAATGGGTAATTACCCCTTTAGCTAACACTTCCCATGGGAGCAGTTAACAACTTAGCCCTAGTTTGCACAATAGACCATTAAatgagataattttaattttcagattaatagatgaaattaaacaaattggTCAACAAGTAACATCATTGAAGTCAACCTTCGATGCAAGTGATAGCACATTAGGTGCTTTGATCAAAAATCGTAGTGAACTTGAacgaaatataatgtttttacgtAAAACATTACTAATTGATCGAGATCGTATTGGAAAGTTAAGATCATTTTACCCTTCAGCAGCAGCTTTAATGGGTAAAGGATAATAACTTGATGACGAATCTTCGTTgtgaataattattacaaaatatatttggaatTATACATGTGATGTACCTACggtttaaattacaatttttctaaataaatgtttttaataatctacAATCTAATTAACATccaattaacttttttaatgcaaaattcaGATTTAAAAGGATGCAAAAGTTGCCTTTAATCAAACCCatccaaaatttgaaataggaatgaatgataataaatcgcaataaaaatttaatacctgCTCATTCTTATTgataaccatttaaaaaaactgaatttccGATTCATTTCAATGGGAACTCTATTCGAAAGTTAGGTAATGGAGCAGGAATAACCATATCCTAGGATTTCTTACTGCACGTCAAAGTTTCAATGAAACTTGATTGAATGTGTTGTATGGGATGTTTATAAGATTGTGTGGCGATAACGATGGCtgtaacaattaaataaattgaaaagttataTCTGCTTTTATCCGCGAAGAGAACCGTTTTAGAGTTTTAGTTCATATGAAGTCTTTATGAAAATAAGTGCGATATTTTTATACATCCCGTGTAAGTGGACCAAATCacttatcgtaaaaaataatgaaaacgcTTTTTTGACATGTGTGTTTTTCACACACGCGTGGATTTTTCTGATAgtaaaaattctatattttaactTTGCATTAGTTTACACAGAAAATTACTCGCCTCCACTtgtcaatttcgataaaagaaCAAAGGcaatattaaaacaagtaaaaacaaacaattgactcagttaattgttgaaataccatgtatagacagtgttaatatttttataaattctaatctatgtgttattctgatgtatgagctattttattgtaaaatttcattaacatccattcagtagtttttgcgtgaaagagtaacaaactTTCACAAAACACTTAAAATACTTCTAAAACGTAGAAAATTAACATGTGtcgttagaaaataaaatacttatttcaATCCTTTTACAACTTGCGACTTAAACTCATCGTTCTCCATTTACATTCGTAATATATTAGCCATAAGTGTTAAGGGTTGATCAAGGAACGTGTTTAATACTTACCCCTAATCTCAGAGCTATGAAtgagtcattttatttatttaaaaatggtatAATTGTTAATGGGGCGGAATTTTTCACTTTGCCCAAGGACGGCACAAAGGTTAAGTCCGACCCTCCATAGTATCcaccataaaattgaaaataatgaaaaaggttttattaaaaaatgataataaaattaaaataacgttcataatatatagatatatttcaaaactccaataatgtacaaaaaatatctgtataattaaataatgttttttgtcaattattatcattatatcctacaataattcatatttttaattaagttgtaAATAATGAAGTCCTGTTTTTAttacacattttaatttttattttgttgataatttttcgctgaaattattttcaaaagagtgTTGTTCAAGTAAGTGTATGTAGAATGTATGTGTGAATATCCAAGTAAATGAGTGAGAAAAATAGTAAGAAAGACGAACAAAAATCAATGTTGGAATTATATATTTACACACTGTTAAAACCTATTTGAAGATtagattttatttgataaattctcTTCGAACAAATTGTTAGATAAATCATGCAATgtatcaaaaataatcaaaatggaTACCACATCCTAATAGGGGCTGCTGCATCTTTCAACTTTATGTGTTACATTTTTGCAAATAGGATAGTCGACTTTCTTCACTTCTTAGAAAATTaacaaagatttaaaattataagtgCTAGTCTTAACGAGACGATTTATCAATTATGTGGTCGTTCTTAGGGACCACTGTCACATTATTTCGATTGTCGGAAAATATGCTCGCTTGTTATGTGAGAGGTACCAGGATTAAACtgttcaaattaatataattaatatacaataagGTAGATATTCTAATCTTACAATGCATGATGGGAAATGTGCCAAGACGTGAATTAAGTTTAATATCATCagtaaattatataacattattaaatttagttttttaattattttaaattaatagttacaactaatttttaattatatgttgataaaattaatttatttacaatgctgattaattattttcataggtTACGGCTTGACATATTTCCCCCACCATGCATTGCAGGATTATAATACCTTACTATATATTTCTTCTCATTTCAAATAAGCATTTACAATGTAGATAAAATTACcataattagaaataatttaaaaatagtcaacTACCCTAttgaatatcatttattataccaAGAGTCGAACAATTACGAAATTCTTACGGTAGCATCAATTGATAAGATAGGCGATATGAATATACTCTACTATACACGGAACGAATATCAATCAGTGTCGATCAATCGAATAGCAAACAGTGACTTGACGGAATAATTTCGTTTCACAAAGTACGATCGTTTCAAGAATTTCTtactttttcattattttaaacagtGATCCTGATTCTCAAGACGTTTCCAGGAGAGTAATTCGTATTTTTCGAGCTATTTTTAATCAGGGGAGAGTATCCTTTCCTTTTGCTTGGGAACGTAGACATATCAATACCATTGATTTAATCATtggataaaaacaattttttttttgttgaagtaAATCAGATAAACGCAAAGATTCTTTAAAAGGTGATAAGCATTAGGAAACTCTTCACTTTTCCACATACAGTGTGCCCGCACTATTGtactataaaaatacatataaaatagagGATAAAATTCTAACAAATTCTATCtcacaaaatttatcatttcattttttcgcaaatcgaaaacttaaaaattttgtattttaaaacattaataataaactctgataatgaattttagtaaattatattttcaacaacttttcttatcataaaaatttcaattaaactaaTGTTCATCGAAAATTTctgcaaattaataaaaattatactaaataaATCTATATCTCGTTAATGATTAGTCGAAACCAAAAACTTTAAAGGAACTTTTTCCTTAGAAATTTAGCCTGTCGATTACTAAGCTCTCCGAATTAGTTTACatttactaaaaaaacaaatacaggaTACGACTAAAATTTAGCAAATCTGGTTCATGGTATTTTGTCTGAATATTTTCAACTTCTTTCAGAAATCAAGTGAAACGATTTGTTAATCTCACGAAGGGCCTGTTATGCCTGTAAAATTTCCATGAAGAATTAGTTacttttttattgctttttcatttacttttcaCGGAGGATCCGGTATGTACGATTTTAAGGCTCGACTTGTTATACTTCAACTTATTCAGATTCATTAAATAAGATTGCAATATAACATCTTGGAAATATTCACTCTGAGTCTGATTAATTGCATAAATTACCATCTAAATCTGTCCACTTTTCAATGGTATAATGTTGTGGATAATAATGAAGGAATATGGATTAAGAAATCAAGAAAGAAGGTGGTTTGgatcatttttcataattttttcatcgtaattgacaatataattaatttatataatatatatttatatatataatatttatataatataatatgcatactatttttttaattttttttgtttgtttttgtatttaaacttatgcaataaaattttactaggACTGCTTCCACTTCATATCTGTCATGTGCTAGAATGATGATAGCAAAGTAGAAGTTTCCTAGCCATTagtaacaacttttttttgtatgtatatataattattaacagcAGTTTAGCCAGGTATCACAAAATGTTCGTTCAACATGACAgccaattataataataataaaatttttatatcagcCATTCATATCATctctattaaattttacactcaatttttaatttaatatttatacacacaCGCGTTATCCCCTTTTacggaaaatttataaaaagacaaattacgatttttttttttttttaattttttatttttgtttggacgaaatattttatgtttttatgaaaatatatacaaaaataatttttatttttacaattatatatacgCAAGATTAGTTAATAATGAAAAGTAATGTGTAGTgggtggtttttatttttgaataatttttttatttaagtgagtaaaaatatttccaaaaacttCACAACTCTGTaagatttattatatatatacagaggctactttttgtattgtattgtatataatttttacgaaatttatCAGCAAAGTTTCGttcgttttttaaattctccCAGGTTATATAAGGTCGTACGCCATAAGTAACATGAATAGTCATACATTACTAAATCATTGTATGTAGTGGTTGCGTGCAGACCTGAATTTAGGACCTTAATATGAATTTTCACACAAAgatttcatcatttatttaacaatattgcctacatttttatataatattattcactgtttatttgaaaatattgacaatattattacatgaaTGATGAAATCTTTGCGGgaaaattcatattaataatataataaaaatatatagaagaTCGGTTCTGCAGGCAACGAATACACACAACTACAtacttatatgttaaaaattatcttttcgaCAAATCGGGCAAGAATCGTTTTCTTGGTTCCAAAAACttggacaaaaaataataattcatgtatcaataaattgttttttgaaaaaaatctgtagaaaagtttttaagttaTGATGTAAAATGTGTTACTTTTAGTCAACTTGCTACATTTAGCCCatgcaaaaatttcagctttgaTAGCTACAATTTTACTAGActgacaaaaaaaagtaaatttagcAATTCCCAAGGGGACAGTTATTCTTAATACCAAACTttgattataaactttttacacTCGTTACCCTCACTTGTggttaattgataattaaatcGATCTCAAGTTGAAAATCtattcaaattttagaaaaatctacaaaaatactgaagaaattatgaaaatatcgtttttctaGCGTATTTtggagatttttttaatatttaaatatatttttaaattgagatCGACTTAATGCTCAATTAACAAGTACAgaaattatgtattaataaactataaaccaaataaaatagccaaaattaaaaaaaaaaaaagtatgaaaattttatttctgttaaatCCGGCTTCTTGTACttcaatgataaaataataaaaagatataattgaaaatgtaaaaaacgatTCCAAATTCATTGAATGTTTCGCTACGTTATCACGATTGATGACTCCGATGAAACATATAATTACACTCGCACGTAAGTaattacatttgaaattttattttttgtattttctactTTGAGAGACCTGAGAAAGCCACAAATAATGTCAAAAAGTTAAGAAAATAGACAtagtttgataattattaattactttcgacgtattttattaatttaaaaataaattattcaaaaaaatatcatcacACCATACacaagataataatattaacttacCTTGTAAAACAAATTGGCCGCAAAATTGTGTGTATACGACCATTttatatcgaataatttttattgttttcacgTAAATAGAggaaaaatctgtaaaaaatattagagaTGCACGACAACGCGACGTACATACACAACTCTAGatttaagttaaatataaatttgttttcgttaaaaaaaggtttgtttcttagctaagataaattttttttaattgtttgtatGTTGACAACGAACTGGGCTGAGTTTTGTAGGCATCTTGTGTAACAAAATACACACGACGATTCACACCCCCCAATATATTGGGGTAAGTTTCCGTTTATCGTTTTTAGGGATTCGTGTAACACAAAAATTCAACTCAgtgcattatttattaaaagtttacacataatagaaaaaaattcaacgttaccaacacaaataataaaattaaaaataattaatataatatgataataataattaataataataataatataataataataataataataatagtatttataattaattaataataataaaaaaatgaacagcgtggcaaaaaaaaataaaagaaaaaaaaacaaaagataaaaaaattaacgatgacgaccacatttaaaaattaaaaatcactattaacaaaaaaaagaaaaatatatgaaataatatttacaaaatgatattttcaaaagcaataatttttttagatacaatttttttttcttttaattaataacgataattattaacaattgtaAATGAATTTCAGGTTTTTTCTGAAATGCGTtccatacattattattattacgtacGTCAAATTTGTTTGAAGTGAACTTTCTTTGAACctaacttgttttaattttgcagTATACTGAGCCTTCAAAAATagcaacaacaaaacaaaaaaaatttaattactttgaaATAGTGATCGAATCTATAAATGAAGGACTTGATTATAAAAGTTAACCTGATTACCAACagggaaacaattttttcttcaattaccATAAATAGAAAGCTAACAGAAAGAAAGTacatatacattaagcaatgttTTTAAGAAAGATACTATCATATTTTTGCTAGTATACTTGTTTGTATGGGTGTAAGATCGAATGTATAAAGACCGAATGCATTAGTCAAGTCATAACTACACTCCATATGTACTCTCTCATATCCATGGATGTAGCATGCGAAATGATTTATCAAACGTATAGTACTTCTGTGTGTATGCAATCATCCTCAGCTTTTAATCTAATTTGGCGTTGGACAGTAAGCAACACTCGTTTTCATATCTGAACGGATCTgagagtttttattattcaattttaaaatgtataggCAATTGGAATTATCaaaatatcacaatttttgTTAGTTATATTAAGAGTGTTCTAAACGGAGCTAAATTTCGTTGAgtcaaaaatcttaaaaataatttagaaatcgttcggatatttttctaataattacatTCTCTTTTAGTGAAATTGAGATGTAATCtactaattttttgttgttattattgaaataattccttaaaaaaatacattttataaatttttttaaattttgtttgaaggtGCTGTTTTTCTACATTTGGCTGTATAGAATTTTAGCAAACTTTCAtgaagtaatataaatatttatatttataaaattaattcctacgcaaaaacatgaaacaaatagCAGTGAAAATTCAATCCATATTTTTGACGttcgttataacaaaatttcttcttaataaattttatattattttaaatatatttataaaacgtaacagttttatttgtttatatttttttggtaaagtaaaaataaaaaaagaattaagttacaaaaatttcaagtttcatgaaatttttgaacttttataaaaaaagtatctgTGGCATtcagttgtttgtttaaaaaaaaggaagacgaccaaaatattttgtgttggaGTAGTTTGTTTTCAGAAAGGTTAGCATAGCATTAATTCAAGATATCACATTATCCTTTTTTATCTATACAACAAACAAGGTCTGTTCAAAAATACGACATcttgattattaaattataaaataaaatagttaaaaaaaattttttaatcagcataaaaattattccagaaTGCCTATTTTCGTGTGGGGTTGTGTTGTACAAGGgttgtgtaaaattatatttaaaaacattatttaaaaacagaaataattatgaattgcACATGAGGAGACTATTGGAAAATATATAACagaattgtgataaaaaataaaaatttttgcgagtattaaaaataaaatttgatatcgcGCTTACCATCACATTAATTGAAGTGATATTTCTAcagtttaattataaatgagaagGAATTCATCAGATATCTACAGCACCTGGCAGTGAATCGAAATAGGAATCAACAATATCCCAGCAAACATTTGGacaaactattaattaattcacaATATCTTTCCGTTTcagtcaaatatttaatatcttttttctttgtcGTATCGTGTTTCTTTTCATAATTAAACTAGAGAAATTTTActccaaaaattgaaattttgaattttattttttccacttaacgatttttatgaatatatatgtatgtatgtgtgtgtatgtgtggaTGTGTTTGTGTGTGCTGAGAGCtagaaaaagacaattttttaaacaatttacaagtgcaatgtatatatatgtatatatatttgtatatatgtatatatatatacctaaatTCTGCTTACAATATAAGACAGCCAGTGGTACTTTGCTTAATACCATTGAGGTACCATGTAGACAAACGTATgcgtattaatatttatttttaatcatttaaacaaaaactttggtttacttttttttcaaataaaggtGTCTTAGCTATGCAaactttttgtataattttcttcataattttttggaaaacattCAAAATGATCGGTACTTTTAACTTCCGATTTAAAAGCAGTTTTGATACGATGCAATCCGAAACTGGGatatttcattttctaattaatatattttgacatgAAACTTAACGCCCTAATTTTTTCAGGAatgatttcttcaaaaaaaatgcattatacAATACTATTTTTCAGCATTTGATTTTCTAACTTTGAAACAATTTGAATGTTTAGTATAATTTTTCTGAATTGAAATCAGAACAATTAAATTTAGGTCATAATTcaatcgaaaaacaaaattacctCGGTAGTGTAGTCATGCCACATTAAGATCTAGTAGTCCAGCAAAGATCCTGATAGTTTTCTAAtttagtatttgaaaaaaaaaatcacttgttTCAGACTAAGACACCTTAATATTTtacgtattttattaatttgatataacaataatttacaaataatattcattaattactataaaaattgtgaataaatacatttttttttttttaaataactaccaacataaaaatctattttaaaaaaatactgttttttattttttattttaaggctTTTGTTTTCACTGAAATTGCTTTggtatttgttgttttatttcatgaaaaaatatttttcttttgtaaatatatttttcagttcAAATTGTGctggttaatttattttttggtagcacaacaaaatttgtattttcttttttttttttgtaaaatttgcaactaaaatatagaattacccaattttgtatataaaatatattattttatttataataaatattattttgataattatgaaattttaattaaatatcagaacaaaaaaattgacgCTTTTAACATAGTTCCACATACGAATAGTACAATCCGAATAGTAATCGAATATCAGTTACACTTTATAGGTCACACAATGTTTACCTGATGCTGTCACATTAACTATGCCAAAAcgcttaaatatttttgtttcaatatttatgCGACAAGTTTGCTTTAATTTGGcgattatttatgaaaaattttaaaatttcatcgcCTTACATTAACAtatcatttataaatgaatgaaaattttccccacttgaaattaaaaaaacttagttTTAGTCTACGCTAGTTTctcattttctttgaaaaaaccATACAGACAGACAAATTTGCACTTTCGTACGGATTTCTCAGATTGATAAAcattacaattttcattaacaaattattacatAGGAAAATAAGCACTATGACGTGTAaagaaactgaaaatttatggttttttaaatataaaaatacgatTTTCTCACTCACAATGTTccatttttcaaacattaaacatCGAAAAAGGTGAATAAATATTTCGAAGTGTTACACCGacaaatagaaaatgaaaatgaaaaatgcacATCTAtagttttgtgtatttttttaaatttacaggcACATTATTTAGAGGTATGTCAAATAGGGCACTAAATATTTTCCTCGAATTATTGATGACGTTtatgatttgtataaaaatattttgtgtttcgattttttattattttatatttattttatttttgaaatattattgttatatcaaTTTAAACATTCGTGTCGAtttgaatcatatttttttgaacatttactAGGAAGAATACTCTATAcagatttattttgataaatattttagtacaattttctattaaacAGTGCTCTTAGATCTAGTAAAAAATATGCGactagatttttattttaactttcgaaattttaattggTCAGATGTTAAGCAATAAgcatgattttcaaaaattttaataattaaaacatgaaTAATTGCTTATCATTAATAGCGGTTACTTAAAGTTTTTCTCTTCTTTAAGTATACTTCtctcaaatttaaatgatttaatggaaaaaaaaaaactctaagtAACCGGCATTAATAATAAGGAATTATTcatgttttaattattgaaatttttgaaaaaaattgtcatttattatatgtatcGAAAACAGTACTGCAATTATGGATTAGATGGGAGAAGATACAGTATCTAATCATTCCAAATCCAATATTTTTCTTGACCTTTCCCTACCGTACGAAAActttctttaaaacaaaagcTAAGACTCCAAGTTCAAGCTTTTTTGAGACATAACTCTGTAGCTCTTATTCAACACCTTAAAAAAATGCGAGATATGAAAATCTGCttaatagaaaatcatttataaaatcttatcaaatattatttaaatattattcgataattgattaattaattaattatacaatgtCTCGCAACCGCAGTT
This genomic interval from Chrysoperla carnea chromosome 1, inChrCarn1.1, whole genome shotgun sequence contains the following:
- the LOC123291033 gene encoding tektin-1-like, which gives rise to MSTFDKKCKTERGVAQPRVDYKIAHKYSKGERSKNEKSIPNQQTLPSSPNVNDHQGTSQELEDTVGPYVPGQMSIVPYATPYSTPYGDSKFCPCTSNKIDSSKYVSNYAPEVCVKKEPGTAKMESKPPFAKTRPKQESSHPIDDFEDTHPETSFKIPNMEIPKINTTGPTACYMPQITDAITYQNKPMGPIGPWASGDLNWAPLAGLTGTRPVVDKYTITRFSEAEWRTRNGKLVTDTRDAINQSSIAEFQIQQNLQAVSKEADRIQQENTKRLEDRANEILRWKCQLERAIIAANGEINDLERDRTKLKQAGAVLTLPEMIVGEALSLRTSRIETELVRDDVEEELMKEYALIHEIRDVFERSLDDINRQMAENKTAKTQLEFDWSDKTLACEIDMLNASLNNRSNVILFKPGSTRMQMDQATPEHWLHFTKESIDQGERTRRKSFALRSSLDSILLNAARDLRGQADRVDNALQQKVNCVKELLDTLEDQLQKVLKTIAQMEMESSATDHLIRRLDMAMKVAQTRLDNRTNRMRVENVRDPAQYGLIDEIKQIGQQVTSLKSTFDASDSTLGALIKNRSELERNIMFLRKTLLIDRDRIGKLRSFYPSAAALMGKG